TGATCGGGCTCGCCGGCGGACTCGTCCTCGTCGAGTCCCGATATAACGTCCTCCTCAGAGGCCTGCTACTGGGACTCGTGGTGACGGCGGCCATCGCGTTCACGAGCGAGTTCCGGGACTGGCCGAGTTTCTTCGCCGGCCTCGTCTACGGACCGATCATCGACTGGGTCGCGACCCGCTACGGCGAGTCGGCGGCCGCCGACTCGACGGCCCCCTGGTAATCAGCAACGCCCGCCCGCAGAAAGCCGATGTCAGTCCCGGCGACGAGGAAATCCATCCCCCAGTCATCGAACCGGCGATGGACCGACTCGGGACTGGTCGCGAGGGTGCCAACTGGCAGATCGGCCGCGTTCGCTTCCGAGACGATGCGATCGAGGGCCGCTCGGAAGGGTTCGGACTCGAAGTCGCCGAACACACCGAGTTGTGCGGAGAGATCCGCCGGCCCGACGAAAATGGCGTCGAGCCCGTCGAGGGCGACGATTTCCTCCAGATCTGACAGGGCCCCCGTCGTCTCGATCTGGAGGATGGTCGCGACAGTTCGATTGGCATCGTCGACGTAGGCCGCCAGGTCGGTCCCGTACCCTGCAGCCCGACCGCCGGCGACGCCCCGATTGCCCGCTGGGGGATACTGGGTCGCGCGGACGGCCGCGCTGGCCTCCGTGACAGATTCGATCTGCGGGATCACGATCCCGGCCGGGCCCAGATCGAGCAGGCGACGGATCGCCGCCCGATCGGAACTGGGGGCTCGAATCACC
This region of Halodesulfurarchaeum sp. HSR-GB genomic DNA includes:
- a CDS encoding aldolase/citrate lyase family protein, which encodes MDSADFADRLRAGEKLVGAWSMLSEPVAAEVLADEGLDFLVLDGEHSENTVGDLADLTRAVDAVESETAPVIRAPSSDRAAIRRLLDLGPAGIVIPQIESVTEASAAVRATQYPPAGNRGVAGGRAAGYGTDLAAYVDDANRTVATILQIETTGALSDLEEIVALDGLDAIFVGPADLSAQLGVFGDFESEPFRAALDRIVSEANAADLPVGTLATSPESVHRRFDDWGMDFLVAGTDIGFLRAGVADYQGAVESAAADSP